The DNA region atttcattttttcaatatttcgaactaaatatattaattgtCATATTTATAACAAAATCATGAAATATAAGTACAGCTAATGTCACAATATTATGAATGATGATTCTGATTTATGAATACGATATGTGAATCCAAcctattaattttaaaacacGAATGACTATATATCTTCATTTTTGAGATAATAGCAATGAGAAATGaggtatttttcatttttcagaaAATGTAGATTTTGATAAAcaaaatgtataaataaaatttaaaaaattggcAAACCattgtcaaaaatagaaataactCATTATAAGGGAGAAGGATAAAAAAAGATGCTAATGAGTGGAAGAGAAGGAATATGAAGTTATTTCTTCTAAATACTCCCTTGTATtctaattataagttttattttattttgtacatttttaaaaatattatttcaatctTAAAATTTTCTGATTATGgtggttaaaaattataaaaaattaataaaataataaaatttatatgaatacaaatcaaataaaatgacACTTGATCATCACTtaactaacaaattaaaaataaaatacaaattaataataattaataaataattacaaaaaacaAACGAGAGatttgatcaataaaaaatagaaataataaataagaaatcaaataaataatgttttttCCTTAAACTATATGTCATGCTACGAGGCAATAATTAAAATGTCAAGAGCAGAATAGGAAGTACTAATTGTTCAATCTTCAAGTCACTTCAATTGTTCAATCTCACTTGAtttaatttacaataatttctaacaaaaaaataataattaaataaacaaaataaaaaaagtaaattaaaatcataaaagtcTTGTCCTATCAAATTATACTATATAAGGGTGACTTAACAAATCATcattatttactaagaccttctctttaatttattaggtttatttagACTTTAATTCAATTGATCAATTCTAGTTGATTTTACTTCCTCCCTTACATATTAATTGCACCAAATTAACTTTtacattattcattattctatggtaatttacatattttggCTATTATgcgagaaaaaaatatataattatatgagatcttgtttaattcgtctcgtcgcatattttcataatatcaaaaatttaaaagttttagTTATGTACAACTTTAGATATAACGATCCGACAAATATATTGAATACGCAAAAATATGTTTGGTGTAAGTATTTTGGAACAGGGAAGTATTATGTTTATTCAGACTTTTAACACATGAAAAAGGGAAATATAGCATGTCACAAGAGCGAGGCGAGCAAGAAGCACGTATTGCGAGAGGGAGGCGAGCAAGAAGCACGTACTGCGAGAGGGACGCCTCGCGAGCCGGGTAGAATCATACTCTATTATAGattatactttctccgttttatattagttgcaatattagaaaaaatgtcactatttatccatcacttttaatttgtaattagtttttaatctataagttaaaatatagtcaagtgagatcttgtttgattcgtatcattgcaaaaattattaaaatcaaatttttataattttttattttacataattagagatattaagaattgagtTAGTGCATTGAACTACGCGAAAAAACAAATGTTGCAAGTCAATTGAAACGGAGGAAATAATGATTACTTTCTCTGTTCCTAAATTACTTCCTGTTTCAATTTACTAGCATCATTTAAAATCCttgcactattcacttatctctcttaatttgtaattcatttgtaatttttaagttaaaacatactcaagtgagatcttggattcgtcttgatgcaaagattattgatattaaattttaataacttttttattatacataattatagatattaagaattgaattagttgGACTGCGTGAAAAAGCAAACGTGGTAAGTGTTTTAGAGCTGAGGaagtataaaaatttgatattatgaaaatatacgaTGAGtcgaataaaacaaaattttacatAACTATGTTTTTTTCTCGTGTAATAATTGAAATATGTAAATtaccataaaataataaatagtacaAAAATTCGTTTGGTGCAAATAATATTAAACGGAGAAAGtactacaataattaataatcaacCAAATTCAatcatattaatttaattaaagtaCATATGTTAAAAGATAACTTGTAATTTCTGTGTGTCTAAGACTTTTCCTTTTAGTCTATTTCTTTTactttgttataatttttttatagaaatGACTCCATCATTTCTTTTATTAGCATCtacttattattatataatattatctccacaatattgatatttttataatttattaacctTTGTGCAAAATAGGATCGAGACAATTTAATGGGACGATGAGAGTAATGGCATTGGTTATTAATAGTTGTACCACCTTGGCGGAATTGACCATAATGTAaatgtataaaaataaaaatgggagaATTTAAGTTACAATTTACATAAAGCCAATCTGAGAATTAGTAGGAGAAATAAAAGAGTTAAACAAAGCATAGTTTGAGTCAGTCACTTTACAGGTAGGGGCCCACTGACAGCACCCACAGCAACAGGCCACATCAAGCCCTTACTTGGAGTTGTTGTCTCTTGAAAagtatcttttcttttttttttttttttaattattttttggatCAATTTGGACCTAAATTCTGggcttaaataaaaattgacagATAAACAAACTTTTAAAATACTCTAAGAGTAAGCATGAAAATTTCAAATCTGTAGTTTGGAGTAATTACGAACAGTCAAATAGGACAAAATAGTTATTCGCAGTTAACAACTACTTTGTCCTATTtagctgtttgcagttactaactgcgaacagatatttaatatttttttttccttaatttttgggttgttatttgttgtatttgcattagagacattcgaataagtaattacaagtcgatgtatgtttcaggcggcatgattcatcgccaaaactccgatcattcataagtgaaagcttggaggctatggaaagtaattaaacatatatatacaacaaaatatatataaatgtttgaaatatacaactcaatatatatatatatatatatatacacacacacacacacatacatagtcgatccaaatacacaaaagttaaacgttaacgctcacgaccctcatctaccctatccaactgagttggtttCCTACGCCTTCTACtatagtaagaggcgttcgggtgTTGCTCTGGCAATGGAGGAGACTGGTACTGTGATAGCTGtaatggcccagcctgcgaggtccctgcaacgtcaacggggtatgaatggtccatctcttccaaatgatagtcataagcagaagatgagacgtgcgtatgggTGGTAGTCGGTGAGGACTCTACAGCGACTTCCAGtgtgaagtgctggaactgcgagccgacgagcatgccatgcgcaatctccctcaccggctccttgTGTCTGTACCGCATCACTGCTGTCGCctcttgtgcctgcaattaatatttagttaatgtaaattatattatttaatcggcaacttaatcatataaatgcaaatgaagacttacaaattgggtcattgTAGGTgcagcaggtgcgtaatgtgctgctgctgcgaagatggcacgtggtgtcatccatcggcgcgtgatggagaggaaccacgacatgtagtttggtgtagtaggtgcgccatgaacatcgatcggcgcaccttgtgccagcaACTCCAGTCTACCATCCCAACGAGTGATGTGACGCCAGTTGATGTCCATTCACTTTGCCGCACCCTAATTCTTGCgcgaatgatcggagttttggcgatgaatcatgtcgcctgaaacatacattgacttgtaattacttattctaatgcctctaatgcaaatacaacaaataacaactcaaaaactaaggaaaaaaatattaaatatctgttcgcagttactaactatgAACACGCCGAAcaggacaaaatagttgttcacagttagtaactggcTAACTGCGAGCTATTTTGTCCTATttaactgttcgcagttagtaactgcgaacagttccAAACCTCAGATTTGAGATTTTTACgcttacttttaaaatatttttgaaagttagtttattttgttaattttttttatttttttaattaactgaTTCAAATTTTCGATTTTAGAGGTAACCACATGCACTTCAACCAAATTGGCCATGTGAACTTAACGGGTCCATGGACCAACGCAATTTCAAAAAAGGaaacattttaattatttgtaggCAACtcacaaattataaatttaatcattttactttatttttatttgagtaaatgatttgactattatatttattaagtaGTAAAAAACTAATGAGCCCTTTGAATCATCCGTTTATTATTGAatgattttatatatttcattgataaaattagaaaataaaattatcaaaaattatcaaaaattattcacgtgttaatttttaatttagatgtTTTCTTATTTGATATTTGAATTAGTTTATAACCTCATAAATCATCATTATTGTCGTACTCAGTGTATCTCgtccatagaaaactatgattaggGTTTAAGGAGGAAAGAAGACGTCAACTCATACGCATAAAGCTAAAAAATCCCCGGCACTAAATTATTTCATGGAATGATAGGTTcttgcaacaaaaaaaattagtgaaattgaAACCGCTAGCTTACATATTAGTATAGTAGCTTAGACctcattaataaataaacataaatgagATAATTCTGAGGAATATAGATTCAAAGTGGATTGGtgaattctaaaataaaaaaaattatgtgtaATTATGTTTTTGTGAAGTTGTGAtaaaaatgaaatgtttactgaAAAGTCTGAAATAAAATTGGAGTATAATTGCTCAAATACGTATAGGTTGCCGGTTGGGTATGAGCTGTGATTAAGCTGTCAATTTTTGGAAGATGTCAGAGCATCTCATTACTTCTTTTGTATTCTTCTTTCTCAATCTTATTCCCATGGGTTTACACTATATTCTggtttttacctttttttaatTGGTGATCAATTTTGGTCTTTACgagaagtaaaaaaataaaacatttagaTTAGTGAATATGActtcaattattaaattatgtaaaaatgaatcaataattttatttgattttttcttgtaaaaatctTTTCATAGATAATCCATTTGGGTATCTATGTGCTACTTAATTATAGTAGaaataaatactccctccaattcaatttagttgttCAATTGGTTTGggtacaaatattaagaaaataagtaaCTACTTAAAATAGTAGACTAATGTGCAATATTTggtgtttttaatattaaaaaaaagagggGATCACATAAAATAGTAGACCCATGTGCAATGTTAggcatttttaatattaagaaaatgaagaGACCACCTataaattcatcatcatcatcatcctacctagtgtatcccgctcatagaaaaagtgaaaaactatggacagggtgtGGGaaggaaggacggcggcaactcatacccataaaggagagcgcaacCAAAAGAGTCCCCCGGTTCGAGAAAATAAAGCGACGTaactacacgggaaagataaattaaatgcttataaataaaataaataagtagaaccaactacaaaataaaagaaaataaaaactaataataaaagaaactagAGAAGCAAGAGGTCCAGAACACCAAAAagtaatctaagaggacatcagtagtctaaaacatggatatgacgcctccaactacccctatccctagtcaggcccttAAAGAGGTTTAattcatgcaagtcaactcttatttgctcatctcaagttctcctgggtcttcctcgactgctcttaccctctactataatgcttttaACCCTCTTCACAGGGTGGTCAAAAGTCTTTCTTTGCatatgtccaaaccacctcaatctattttcgcacatttttctagaaataagggctacccctagtttgtccctaaactcttggttcctaatttgaTCCATtgatgtgtgcccacacatccacctcagcatacgcatttctgtaacttccatcttatgttcaaaaatcttctttacaaaCCAatattcggtcccatatagtaGCGCAGGTTTGATTGCCGCCGAGTAGAATTTTCCTtctaacttgcttgggaatttcctatcacaaaGCACTGcagtggctgctcgccacttaagccaacccgcatgtatacgatgatttacatcttcGCCAATCTCttcatccctttgaatgatcgatctcaaatacttgtacttgattgtacttttaacaactgcttcatcaatggacacttctggttcacctaccggtgatgtcccactaaagtcacaacgCAAATACTCGGTTTTTGTACGACTAATGTGCAACcttttaccttctaaagcttttCTCTACTCATCCAATTtgttactaacctcctctctagtttctgctaccagcactatgtcgtcagcgaatagcatgcaccatggtaccgtctcccaaatagatttagaaatctctaccataatgacagtaaaaagGAAAGGGTTTAGAGTCGATCCCTGATATAGTCCaactttaaccggaaaaggctctgttatccccaccggtgtttgaatgttaatcgaaactctgtcatacgtatcccgtatagcctcaatgtacaccGAAGAAATACATCTAGCCTTaaggctatcccagatgacacgTCATGGTATGTTATCACACgatttctccaagtcaatgaacaccatatgcagatccttcattcgctccctatatttctccatcagtctcctcaaaacatgaattgcctcaatggtttacctttctggcataaaatcgaattggttctctctaatcaccgtttcctgtctaattctcctctctattactctttcccacaatttcattgtgtggcttagaagtttgatagcTCTATAGTTCCCGCATACTTGCGCATCGCTTTTGTTCTTAAACAGAGGTATTAGTGTGCTATTCCTCCtttcttctggcatcttatttgtcctcaaaataatattaaagatttTATTTAGCCAATGAATACCCTTTTCTATTAAAaccctccacacctcaatcgggaTGTTATCTGCCCCGACTACCTTTGTTCTCCCAATCTTTTTGAGAGTTTCTCCTACTTCTTCTGTGGTAATATCACTCGTTGTCCCATATTCCAGTGGTCTTTAATCGTCCAAAATTTGATTATCTGCCTCCTTTGGCCCCTAGATTTATTGAGTAGTTGAGAGAAATACTGGAGCCATCTGgttttgatgtcctcttgtatttcactgcctctaagtcttACCGTTGCCTGGGCCTAGTTGttgccaacttaaaaattttGCTTCTCCCCatctttggtatcaagcttccGATACAGGTCCTCATAACCACGGTTTTTTTGCCTCCGTTACCGCTTTCTTTGCCGCCcgctttgcttctttatagctcACTCTCTTTTCTATCCTATTTTCCTCTTCCGTGTATCCCATAGGTTCCTTAGATATCttgtttttatcctttatcttcttttccacctCATTGTTTCACCACCACgactctttgaacacttttggtttaccCGACGACATCCCCAAGgtctcttttgccacttttctaatggtttttgCCATGTTCACCCACATTTCATTCGCATCCTCTGACTGACTTGGGAAGCCTaataaacttatcttgcttGATAGGGTTGTGACCATATCCCCTCTAAGTCTCTTCCACATGATTTTTCCCCTGAACTCGACCTTCTTCTCTATGATTTTCTTCTTCATAGAAATAGGACAAGTAATGAACTTACTGAAATGAGACAAGTAAAaagaattgaagggagtatcttttaagtttttcttggagtattatttttttgtaaatattttgatttaagttgtttattgaatgatctttttatttataatccttttttgaaaatattttcaatactattattatctctttatttttttaatatataacaatACTACACTTGCTCttaagatttaatttttattactgTGTGATCACTCCATAGTTTACAATTATTAAAGAATAAAAGTAGCATATGTggttttgatatatttttataatcaaaCAGTAATTTGGGTCTTATTAAGTATTTGaactattttcaaaataaatttatttatcatttattttaatttaaaagttgTATAATAACTTAATTGTGTGTGTGAGAGAGAGATTAGTAagctttattaaaaattaatgaagcGCGCTTGACACTTAGCAGTATGGATATTAGATGCAAAATAAATCATAATTCTActtgattaataatttttagagtTACCTTTTATATATCAGGTTAacatttttgtgtttttagagttacctttttgtgttttgtgttagtagtctcaccatgagacgcgtctaatacataaattaaaatattcaattaattCAAATTATGAGAATATGAGTTTCTTATTTGAAAGTTATCTAATTGAGAAAATTCACAAGAATAATTGTATATGTTATGGTCTGTTTTTTGGATGGGCTTTTAGATAAAATTTGGATAGGATAGAAAATTTTGATACTAGTTTAACAATAACATGTGTCAAATGagtgattattattatggttaaaaTGAGTTCATCCAAATTAAAGTGAAAATTTATTAGAGAGGGTATGAGATGAACAGAACATTATAATCACGATTTATAGATGTACATAATTAACCTAACTatcacttattattattattattattattatatatatatatatatatatatgtatatatatatatatatatatatatatatatgtatatatatatgtatatatatatgtatatatatatatatatatatatatatatgtatatatatatatgtatatatatatatgtatatatatatatgtgtatatatatatatatatatgtatatatatatatgtatatatatatatatgtatatgtatatatatatatatatatatgtatatatatatatatatatgtatatatatatatatatatatgtatatatatatatatatatgtatatatatatatatatatatatatatatatgtatatatatatatatatatatatatatatatatatacatatatatatatatatatatatatatatatatatatatatgtgtgtatatatatatatatatatatatgtatatatatatatatatatatatatatgtatatatatatatatatatatatatatatatatatatatatatatatatatatatgtatatatatatatatatgtatatatatatatatatatatatatatatatatatatatatgtatatatatatatatatatgtatatatgtatatatatatgtatatatgtatatatatatgtatatatatatgtatatatgtatatatatatgtatatatgtatatatatatatatatatatgtatatatatatatatatatgtatatatatatatatatatatgtatatatatatatatatatatatatatatatatatatatatatatatatatatatatatatatatatatatatatatatatatatatatatatatatatatatatatatatactacacaattcaatattaatataattataattgagGGTCATAATGTGGATAGATATTAGCCTAAATTCCTTAAGTGATTccctaataatatattaaaaaaaattaaaattgattgatCTGTTTTTGGTAAAAGCAAagatatgaaaatacaaattgagCACTAAGTTGAGAACCCAAATGGTCCATTATATGGACATAATGAATCAGAAGTGAATAATTCATTGAATCATATTATATCGTAACAAGTGCTTAATGTCCTTTTCTTGAAAGTAGATAACAAGTGCTTCCTCTTTATTCAAAGTCACTCATTTTAATTCCTTGCTTGGCCTAAGCTCACATGCCATAACTGTTCTTTTGCTATGTGTAATAGTATTTTTATACCTACGAATTTAAAAGGTATTTGTTCATATACGTACTCCCTACGTTTGCTTGACATTAGCCATTCATAAATTGCTCTAATATTACTATTTGTATGTGTAGTTATATTTTGAATTCCATTTAAAAATTCAAGGTAGCTATGACTGATCTTGCAAGTTAAACACAAGTTAATATGACTCTTTTCGTCACCCTTTGCATAAATAAATTATCGAAAAGTACAGATTTTAGATGATAatttagtaaatcagctttatAAAACGTAAAGTATATTTGTAGATGCATGGAGTACTATAAATCCCTTTATAATGTCTTATAAGCTATAacactacaataaatttaactttttgtaaTATTAGATTTAgtggaattaaaaaaatatcttcaattatatttttggtgtaataattgttggtttttattttaagtttcagtATAAAGTGATTAAATGACacttaatttgacttttaatggcatatgtaattgttaccaTAATCTATAGTGACATTTCCGTCACTAGATCTTATGTTGCGAAAaactttaatatgattttttattatgctgttaAAGAGTCTAATAAATGT from Amaranthus tricolor cultivar Red isolate AtriRed21 chromosome 3, ASM2621246v1, whole genome shotgun sequence includes:
- the LOC130808544 gene encoding uncharacterized protein LOC130808544 translates to MDINWRHITRWDGRLELLAQGAPIDVHGAPTTPNYMSWFLSITRRWMTPRAIFAAAAHYAPAAPTMTQFAQEATAVMRYRHKEPVREIAHGMLVGSQFQHFTLEVAVESSPTTTHTHVSSSAYDYHLEEMDHSYPVDVAGTSQAGPLQLSQYQSPPLPEQHPNASYYSRRRRKPTQLDRVDEGRER